The following coding sequences are from one uncultured Bacteroides sp. window:
- a CDS encoding ABC transporter substrate-binding protein has translation MKKNLFPICILISIICLSCQNRSSKSKAATQQDSTSVVLSYATRFSINHLPQYTTVTVFNPWKKGEIYDKYYLVKEDHVTVPTDGHKIKIPLQTLMTNSATHLGFLDLLGELNKVTGVCSTSYIYNTKILQDVKNGKIKDLGDAFNLDIENLMLLHPQAIMTSAYNAEDENSRRLKQTGISIIYNIEWQEKTLLGRAEWIKFVGAFFDKEKLADSIFTSVEKRYNKIKKTASTAADKPSIVSGQDYRGTWSMPTGASYSAQLFHDAGGKYFYANDTTASGSISNTIEEALINFNKADVWVGCQANSLKELGNTDAKYKLFKAYKKGRVYNINKRKNNRGGNDYWESGVARPDLLLSDMIKILHPNLLPDYETVYMEKLK, from the coding sequence ATGAAAAAGAATCTATTTCCCATCTGCATACTCATAAGCATAATCTGCCTTTCCTGTCAAAACAGATCTTCAAAGTCTAAAGCAGCAACGCAACAAGATAGCACATCGGTAGTTCTTTCCTACGCTACCAGATTTAGCATAAATCATTTGCCTCAGTATACTACAGTAACAGTATTCAATCCCTGGAAGAAAGGAGAGATATACGACAAATATTATTTGGTGAAAGAGGATCATGTTACTGTGCCGACCGACGGACATAAAATAAAAATCCCACTACAGACATTAATGACAAATTCTGCTACTCACTTAGGATTCCTTGATTTATTGGGGGAACTAAACAAAGTAACAGGGGTATGTAGTACTTCTTATATTTACAACACAAAAATTTTGCAAGATGTTAAAAATGGTAAGATAAAAGATTTGGGAGATGCCTTCAATCTAGATATAGAGAACTTAATGCTACTCCACCCGCAAGCGATCATGACTTCTGCTTATAATGCTGAAGATGAAAACAGCAGGCGTTTAAAACAAACGGGCATAAGCATCATCTATAATATAGAATGGCAAGAGAAAACTCTCTTAGGACGAGCTGAATGGATTAAATTCGTTGGTGCCTTCTTTGATAAAGAAAAGTTAGCGGACAGTATTTTTACATCAGTAGAAAAGAGATATAATAAGATAAAAAAGACAGCCTCTACCGCAGCAGATAAACCATCTATTGTTTCGGGACAAGATTATCGCGGAACATGGTCTATGCCAACAGGGGCAAGTTATAGTGCCCAACTCTTTCACGATGCCGGAGGAAAATATTTTTATGCTAATGATACTACAGCTAGCGGAAGCATAAGCAACACGATAGAAGAGGCATTAATCAACTTCAACAAAGCCGATGTATGGGTGGGATGTCAAGCGAACTCACTAAAAGAATTAGGAAATACTGATGCTAAATATAAGCTATTTAAAGCATATAAGAAGGGACGTGTATACAATATTAATAAAAGGAAAAACAATCGTGGCGGGAATGACTATTGGGAAAGTGGAGTAGCGCGTCCCGATTTACTGCTCAGCGATATGATTAAAATTCTGCATCCGAATTTGTTGCCGGATTATGAAACGGTTTATATGGAAAAACTTAAATAG
- a CDS encoding integrase core domain-containing protein — MATKRLKGVDQVNLIHHSDRGVQYASFEYIARLHAQGIRMTQSGNPKDNAVSERVNGIIKHELLKGMRFQSVEEVRQAVKGLWSLIIRRIRI, encoded by the coding sequence ATGGCTACTAAACGTTTAAAAGGCGTTGATCAGGTAAACCTGATCCATCATTCGGATCGGGGTGTTCAATATGCGAGCTTCGAATACATCGCTCGCCTTCATGCACAAGGCATACGCATGACTCAAAGCGGGAATCCCAAAGATAATGCTGTGTCTGAAAGAGTGAACGGCATTATCAAGCATGAATTACTTAAAGGGATGCGCTTCCAAAGCGTAGAAGAAGTTCGTCAGGCAGTAAAAGGGCTGTGGAGTTTAATAATAAGGAGAATCCGCATATGA
- the dnaK gene encoding molecular chaperone DnaK codes for MGKIIGIDLGTTNSCVSVFEGNEPVVIANSEGKRTTPSIVAFVDGGERKVGDPAKRQAITNSQRTVFSIKRFMGENWDQVQKEVARVPYKVVKGDNSTPRVDIDGRLYTPQEISAMVLQKMKKTAEDYLGQEVTEAVITVPAYFSDSQRQATKEAGQIAGLEVKRIVNEPTAAALAYGLDKAHKDMKIAVFDLGGGTFDISILEFGGGVFEVLSTNGDTHLGGDDFDQVIINWLVDEFKNDEGADLTKDPMALQRLKEAAEKAKIELSSSNSTEINLPYIMPVDGAPKHLVKTLSRAKFESLAHGLIQACLEPCKKAMSDAGLSNSDIDEVILVGGSSRIPAVQKLVEDFFGKTPSKGVNPDEVVAVGAAVQGAVLTDEIKGVVLLDVTPLSMGIETMGGVMTKLIDANTTIPCKKSEVFSTAADNQTEVTIHVLQGERPMASQNKSIGQFNLTGIAPARRGIPQIEVSFDIDANGILKVSAKDKATGKEQVIRIEASSGLSKEEIEKMKAEAEANADADKKEREKVDKMNQADSTIFQTEKQLEELGDKLPADKKAPIEAALAKLKEAHKAQDVDAIDAALAEVNTAFQAASAEMYAQSGAQGGAQAGPDMNAGQASADDSKQGENVQDADFEEVK; via the coding sequence ATGGGAAAAATTATTGGTATAGACTTAGGAACCACAAACTCTTGTGTTTCTGTGTTTGAAGGAAACGAACCGGTGGTAATTGCTAATAGCGAAGGAAAACGTACTACTCCTTCTATCGTTGCTTTTGTAGACGGTGGAGAACGTAAAGTAGGTGATCCAGCTAAACGTCAAGCTATCACTAACTCTCAAAGAACTGTGTTTTCTATCAAACGTTTCATGGGAGAAAATTGGGATCAAGTTCAAAAAGAAGTTGCTCGCGTTCCTTATAAAGTAGTGAAAGGTGATAATAGTACACCTCGTGTAGATATTGACGGACGTCTATATACTCCTCAAGAAATCTCAGCAATGGTTTTGCAAAAAATGAAAAAGACTGCTGAAGATTATTTAGGTCAGGAAGTAACAGAAGCAGTTATTACTGTTCCTGCTTATTTCAGTGATTCTCAACGTCAGGCAACGAAAGAAGCCGGACAGATTGCTGGATTAGAAGTAAAACGTATCGTAAATGAGCCTACCGCAGCTGCCTTAGCTTATGGTCTTGACAAAGCTCATAAGGATATGAAGATTGCAGTGTTCGACCTTGGTGGTGGTACATTCGATATTTCTATTCTTGAATTTGGTGGTGGTGTGTTCGAAGTTCTTTCTACAAATGGTGATACCCATCTTGGTGGTGACGACTTTGACCAAGTTATCATTAACTGGTTAGTTGACGAGTTCAAAAACGATGAAGGAGCAGATCTTACTAAAGATCCTATGGCTTTGCAACGTTTGAAAGAAGCTGCTGAAAAGGCGAAGATCGAATTATCTTCTTCTAACAGCACTGAGATCAATCTACCTTATATTATGCCTGTAGATGGAGCGCCAAAACACTTGGTTAAAACATTGAGCCGTGCTAAGTTTGAATCTTTGGCTCATGGCTTGATTCAGGCTTGTCTCGAACCATGTAAAAAAGCAATGAGCGATGCAGGTTTGAGTAATTCAGATATTGATGAAGTAATTCTTGTTGGTGGTTCTTCACGTATACCTGCTGTACAGAAGTTGGTAGAAGATTTCTTTGGAAAAACTCCTTCAAAAGGGGTAAATCCTGATGAAGTAGTAGCAGTAGGTGCTGCCGTACAAGGTGCTGTTTTGACAGATGAAATTAAAGGTGTAGTATTGTTAGATGTTACTCCGTTATCTATGGGTATTGAAACAATGGGTGGTGTGATGACTAAGCTTATTGATGCTAATACAACCATTCCATGTAAGAAGAGCGAAGTATTCTCTACTGCAGCCGATAACCAAACAGAAGTAACCATTCACGTGTTGCAAGGCGAACGTCCGATGGCTTCTCAAAACAAGTCTATTGGTCAGTTTAACTTGACAGGCATTGCACCTGCTCGTCGTGGTATTCCTCAGATTGAAGTATCTTTTGATATTGATGCTAACGGTATTCTGAAAGTATCAGCCAAAGATAAAGCAACTGGTAAAGAGCAAGTAATCCGTATTGAAGCTTCAAGTGGCTTGAGTAAAGAAGAAATAGAAAAGATGAAAGCTGAAGCTGAAGCAAATGCAGATGCAGACAAGAAAGAGCGTGAGAAAGTTGATAAAATGAACCAAGCTGATAGTACAATCTTCCAAACTGAAAAACAATTGGAAGAATTGGGCGACAAACTTCCTGCTGATAAGAAAGCTCCAATTGAAGCTGCTTTGGCTAAACTAAAAGAAGCTCATAAAGCTCAGGATGTAGACGCTATTGATGCTGCTTTGGCAGAAGTAAATACTGCTTTCCAAGCTGCAAGCGCTGAGATGTATGCTCAGAGCGGAGCTCAGGGTGGTGCACAAGCTGGTCCTGACATGAATGCTGGTCAAGCAAGTGCTGATGATAGCAAACAAGGTGAAAATGTTCAAGATGCTGACTTCGAGGAAGTGAAGTAA
- a CDS encoding TonB-dependent receptor produces the protein MKKKILFILLAGYVQFITAQNIKGTILDNSHKALPYVTVRLLHADSTFVQGTHTNSLGIYSMDIKQQGNYLLCLSSIGYKTQVQPVEVQHNKQLSVIVLETDNVALNEITVEASSFVRKDDKLSIYPDKKQVKHSITGYDLLYKLMIPEVDVDRLEGKVSTLGGEVTLYIDGRKVDSREIRNLNSKEIEKVEYYDVPAGKYMNDVAAINFITRKYKTGGYVSLSAEQRIGYLSGNYNAVAKLSHNNTSYTLLAGHSMNKYDGTKDKIQEHFIFSDYETDRQLSTLESRVKSNSQYTQFNMTNQNDKRTLIGKLSLVRNDAPNNYTQNMLEYDDAGIRQESLKNTDQSGLKSDIELYGYFHLNDKQFLEMTLGGNYTDNTYVYTYRENSYSTLTDSKEDLYDLSLNVNYGIQFEHQNSLTVQAFHFQTISSVDYRGNNPSWQHFWNGESILFLEYNQKLGQKLTFKFGPGASYEQYHLHGDKKYDKFSPRLRSQLIYRPAKNQQIQLRYHVGNSQLQIDRLNEVEQQIDSLQIRRGNPDQKIAFLYKIIAAYSGQFGKFNIGAELWYDGINHVPAEDFYIENDKLIRSYESEGKRRMFSSKLSGAWKVTDNLRIKLVGNWLYIKPKATSEKLKCFLGTMQVDYYWNDFSCGVFAKSRTKSLNYNLMYATEPARYGGRISWSHSKWHIEGGLMNPFAEHNKKESVMDRGVYSYKNVATSKLYQQSGYMKLTYTFDFGKKTSRANNDVDTNINSTILKVD, from the coding sequence ATGAAAAAAAAGATCTTGTTTATTCTGCTGGCCGGATATGTACAATTCATTACTGCACAAAACATAAAAGGCACGATTTTAGATAATAGTCATAAAGCATTACCCTATGTAACCGTACGTTTGTTACATGCAGATTCTACTTTTGTACAAGGCACTCATACAAACAGTTTAGGTATTTATTCAATGGATATTAAGCAGCAAGGCAATTACTTATTGTGCTTAAGCTCCATAGGGTACAAAACACAAGTGCAGCCTGTGGAAGTGCAGCATAATAAGCAGCTTTCTGTTATTGTTTTAGAAACCGATAATGTAGCATTAAATGAGATTACCGTAGAAGCTTCTTCTTTTGTTCGGAAGGACGATAAACTCTCGATCTATCCCGATAAGAAACAAGTAAAGCATTCGATTACGGGATATGATTTACTTTACAAATTAATGATTCCCGAGGTAGATGTAGACCGTCTGGAGGGAAAAGTCTCTACTTTAGGTGGAGAAGTCACCCTTTATATTGACGGGCGTAAGGTAGACTCCAGGGAGATACGAAATCTGAATTCCAAAGAGATTGAGAAAGTAGAATATTACGATGTGCCTGCCGGAAAATATATGAATGATGTGGCAGCTATCAATTTTATTACCAGAAAGTATAAAACAGGAGGTTACGTATCGCTGAGTGCGGAACAAAGAATCGGATATTTGAGTGGCAATTATAATGCTGTGGCAAAACTGTCTCACAATAACACTAGTTATACCTTGCTTGCCGGTCATTCGATGAACAAATATGACGGAACGAAAGACAAGATCCAAGAACATTTTATATTCTCAGATTATGAAACAGATAGGCAGTTGAGTACGTTGGAAAGCAGGGTAAAGAGCAATAGCCAATATACCCAATTCAATATGACCAATCAAAACGATAAACGTACCTTAATCGGAAAACTATCTTTGGTTCGTAATGATGCTCCAAACAATTATACCCAAAACATGCTCGAATATGACGATGCCGGTATACGGCAGGAAAGTTTAAAGAATACTGACCAATCAGGATTAAAGTCGGACATAGAGCTTTATGGGTATTTCCATCTAAATGACAAACAGTTTTTGGAAATGACTTTAGGTGGTAACTATACGGATAACACTTATGTTTATACTTATCGAGAGAACAGTTATTCTACCTTAACAGATAGCAAAGAAGATTTATATGATTTATCTCTCAATGTGAATTATGGTATTCAATTTGAACATCAGAATTCTTTAACTGTGCAGGCTTTTCATTTTCAGACTATCAGTTCTGTTGATTACAGAGGAAATAATCCCTCTTGGCAGCACTTTTGGAATGGAGAAAGTATCCTATTTCTGGAATATAATCAGAAGTTGGGACAGAAACTCACTTTTAAATTTGGGCCGGGAGCATCATACGAACAATATCACTTGCATGGAGATAAAAAATATGACAAATTTTCTCCTCGTTTGCGCTCCCAGCTTATTTATCGTCCTGCAAAGAACCAACAAATTCAACTAAGATATCATGTAGGGAATAGTCAATTGCAGATTGATAGATTGAATGAAGTGGAGCAACAAATCGATTCTTTGCAGATAAGGCGAGGAAATCCAGATCAGAAAATCGCTTTTCTCTATAAAATTATAGCTGCTTACAGCGGACAATTTGGAAAATTCAATATCGGAGCAGAGCTATGGTATGATGGGATAAACCATGTACCCGCTGAAGATTTTTATATAGAAAATGATAAATTGATAAGAAGTTATGAAAGTGAAGGAAAGCGCCGGATGTTTTCAAGCAAATTGTCTGGTGCATGGAAAGTAACGGATAATCTACGAATCAAGTTAGTAGGAAATTGGCTATATATAAAACCTAAAGCCACTTCTGAAAAGTTGAAATGCTTCTTAGGCACTATGCAAGTGGATTATTATTGGAATGACTTTTCATGTGGCGTGTTTGCAAAATCAAGAACAAAATCACTAAATTACAACCTTATGTATGCAACAGAACCGGCACGATATGGCGGTAGAATTAGTTGGAGTCATAGTAAATGGCACATAGAAGGAGGATTAATGAATCCTTTTGCTGAACACAATAAGAAGGAGTCTGTTATGGATCGAGGAGTTTATAGTTACAAAAATGTGGCGACCAGCAAGCTTTACCAACAGAGTGGTTATATGAAGCTGACTTATACATTCGATTTTGGAAAGAAAACTTCTCGCGCTAATAATGATGTCGATACTAATATCAATAGTACAATATTAAAAGTAGATTAG
- a CDS encoding DUF3244 domain-containing protein, which produces MALLCVNAFSEEVNIELHKMKEGPSTRSLTIDPVVTYDANTVHIYNSDNLLENLQVTVKDLLGNVVYSNAISISYNQPYSFILNNVESGVYEIELSYGTNLFYGYFCL; this is translated from the coding sequence TTGGCATTATTATGTGTGAATGCTTTCTCTGAAGAAGTAAATATAGAACTTCATAAAATGAAAGAAGGTCCAAGCACTCGTTCCTTAACTATAGATCCGGTTGTCACTTATGATGCAAATACAGTACATATTTATAATTCTGACAATCTATTGGAGAATCTCCAAGTTACCGTTAAGGATTTATTAGGAAATGTAGTGTATTCAAATGCGATAAGTATATCCTATAATCAACCTTACTCTTTTATTTTAAATAATGTGGAGAGTGGGGTATATGAAATAGAACTGTCATATGGAACAAATTTGTTCTACGGCTATTTCTGTTTGTAG
- a CDS encoding alanine/glycine:cation symporter family protein, whose amino-acid sequence MEHFKEITALISSALWGWPMIILLLGTHLFLTIRLRFPQLKIFKAIRLSVAKDKDAAGDVSQFGALATSLAATIGTGNIVGVATAVAFGGPGAVFWCWLTGVLGISTKYAEGLLAIKYRVRTANGEMLGGPMYALERGLKMKWLAVLFCVFTAIAAFGIGNTVQANSISMLLDESWGVSPYVTGGILTLCLTLVILFGLKGIAKVCSTLVPFMAFFYVLGCLIILWINAAYLKEALALIVESAFSPRAAGGGFLGTTVMMAARYGIARGLFSNESGLGSAPIVAAAARTRNPVRQALVSSTGTFWDTVVICALTGLVLVSSIIANPEIDHTQGGALTKMAFAQIPYVGSIILSVGIVTFAFSTILGWSYYGEKAMEYLGGKRLILFYRILYIGAAYFGSIMNLALVWNIADSMNALMAIPNLISLLLLSGVAVRETRKYLWSGNLEGEAEEE is encoded by the coding sequence ATGGAGCACTTTAAAGAGATCACTGCCTTGATTAGTTCGGCTTTATGGGGATGGCCGATGATTATTTTACTCTTGGGTACTCATCTATTCCTCACTATCAGATTACGCTTTCCACAGTTGAAAATATTTAAAGCAATTCGCTTGTCGGTTGCTAAAGATAAAGATGCGGCAGGAGATGTCAGTCAGTTTGGCGCTTTAGCTACTTCGCTGGCGGCCACAATCGGAACAGGGAATATTGTAGGTGTAGCCACGGCAGTTGCTTTTGGTGGCCCTGGGGCCGTTTTCTGGTGCTGGCTGACAGGCGTGCTAGGCATCTCTACAAAATATGCAGAAGGTTTGTTGGCTATTAAGTACCGAGTGCGTACGGCAAACGGGGAGATGTTGGGTGGACCGATGTATGCTTTGGAACGTGGACTAAAGATGAAATGGTTGGCGGTCCTTTTTTGTGTTTTTACTGCTATAGCTGCTTTTGGTATTGGCAATACGGTGCAAGCTAACTCTATCTCAATGCTACTCGACGAGAGTTGGGGTGTTTCTCCTTATGTTACTGGTGGGATTCTTACGCTGTGCCTAACATTGGTGATTCTTTTCGGACTAAAAGGAATAGCAAAGGTTTGTTCTACATTGGTGCCTTTTATGGCTTTTTTCTATGTGTTGGGCTGTTTGATTATCTTATGGATAAATGCGGCGTATCTTAAAGAAGCTCTTGCTCTGATCGTTGAGTCAGCGTTTAGTCCTCGTGCGGCGGGTGGAGGCTTTCTAGGCACTACGGTGATGATGGCAGCCAGATATGGAATAGCAAGAGGACTCTTTTCTAATGAGTCGGGTTTAGGCTCTGCGCCAATTGTGGCGGCTGCCGCGCGGACTCGTAATCCGGTTCGGCAGGCTTTGGTTTCGTCTACAGGCACTTTTTGGGATACGGTTGTTATTTGCGCGCTTACAGGACTGGTCTTGGTTAGTAGTATTATTGCTAATCCTGAAATAGATCATACTCAGGGTGGGGCATTGACGAAAATGGCATTTGCTCAAATACCTTATGTTGGTTCTATTATCCTTTCGGTAGGTATTGTCACTTTTGCTTTTTCTACCATCTTAGGATGGTCTTATTATGGTGAAAAGGCGATGGAATATCTAGGTGGGAAACGTTTGATACTTTTCTATCGTATATTGTATATCGGTGCGGCTTACTTTGGGTCGATAATGAACCTTGCGTTGGTTTGGAATATTGCAGACAGTATGAATGCACTGATGGCTATTCCTAATTTAATTTCTCTCCTTTTACTTTCGGGAGTAGCGGTAAGAGAAACAAGGAAGTATTTATGGTCTGGCAATCTTGAGGGAGAGGCGGAAGAAGAATAA
- a CDS encoding radical SAM protein, with protein sequence MEKLKLSYYTIPVKLESEENKYLLVHGYTGAIDVVDGDVWSQMKNISSDSDLSAEAVLLLQKRGYLTTKNKGEELNYVIRLAHMFHQAQSKLYKSFGFIVSYNCSFRCPYCFENEISNHGNQWSKQVFTKEMVDKAYNAMLEIEPRQKLHFKQILLFGGEPLLRENKKIVEYIVLKGAQLGYTFKVTTNGYDIDYFEDILSPHYFSFVQITLDGNKEHHNARRFHYIEGDSFDKIMTNIGILLKKDINVLVKVNTDNNNFYDFNFLREQFDTLGYTKNPHFELKSSFLRSFNFNADTSDNIDYIPSITTLNKKHKEEYNGEIYSQDFGIYKRFYSYLRNKSRCRLFSASCASHYGSFLFDPMGDIYTCLEIIGKKEYVIGSFLEDNIQWTEVRKHWFEKNVGNSVGCKVCKYALLCGGPCLARIKHTKDGFNSFYCDKFKNIFSISINKAYIAYKNNQSI encoded by the coding sequence ATGGAAAAATTGAAACTATCTTATTACACTATTCCAGTCAAATTGGAGAGTGAAGAAAACAAATACCTGTTAGTGCATGGCTATACTGGTGCAATAGATGTAGTAGACGGGGATGTTTGGAGTCAAATGAAAAATATTTCTTCTGATAGCGATCTTTCTGCAGAAGCTGTCCTACTTTTGCAGAAGAGGGGGTATTTAACAACGAAAAACAAAGGTGAAGAGCTGAATTATGTAATAAGGTTAGCACATATGTTTCATCAAGCTCAGAGTAAATTGTATAAATCATTTGGTTTCATCGTGAGCTACAATTGTAGTTTCCGTTGCCCTTATTGTTTTGAAAATGAGATTTCCAACCATGGAAATCAATGGTCAAAGCAGGTATTTACCAAAGAAATGGTGGATAAAGCATATAATGCGATGTTAGAAATAGAACCTCGTCAAAAACTTCATTTCAAACAGATATTGTTATTTGGGGGAGAACCGTTACTGCGCGAAAACAAGAAAATAGTAGAATATATTGTTCTGAAAGGTGCTCAATTAGGTTATACTTTTAAAGTAACAACCAATGGATACGATATCGATTATTTTGAGGATATCCTTTCTCCTCATTATTTTAGTTTTGTTCAAATAACTCTTGATGGAAATAAAGAGCACCATAATGCACGTCGATTCCATTATATAGAAGGAGATAGTTTTGATAAAATTATGACAAATATTGGCATTCTTTTAAAAAAAGATATAAATGTCTTGGTAAAGGTAAATACTGATAATAATAATTTTTATGATTTCAATTTCTTAAGAGAACAGTTTGATACATTAGGATATACTAAAAACCCCCACTTTGAATTGAAGTCGTCTTTCTTGCGGAGTTTTAATTTTAATGCTGATACATCAGATAATATAGACTATATACCATCTATCACTACATTGAATAAAAAACATAAGGAAGAGTATAATGGAGAAATCTACAGCCAAGATTTTGGTATTTATAAGCGATTTTATTCCTACTTAAGAAATAAATCTCGCTGCCGTTTATTTTCTGCCTCTTGCGCTTCCCATTATGGAAGTTTTTTATTTGATCCCATGGGAGACATATATACTTGTCTTGAAATTATTGGGAAAAAGGAATATGTGATTGGCTCATTCCTCGAAGATAATATTCAATGGACGGAAGTACGTAAACATTGGTTTGAAAAAAATGTAGGAAATTCTGTGGGCTGTAAAGTTTGCAAATATGCATTGTTATGCGGAGGACCATGTTTAGCACGAATTAAACATACAAAAGATGGATTTAATAGTTTTTATTGTGATAAATTTAAAAATATCTTTTCTATATCTATAAATAAGGCTTATATAGCATATAAAAATAATCAATCTATTTAG